A DNA window from Impatiens glandulifera chromosome 7, dImpGla2.1, whole genome shotgun sequence contains the following coding sequences:
- the LOC124945100 gene encoding GDSL esterase/lipase At2g42990-like, which yields MSSFYTLMIPSLILLTILRTTLFVGAKIPAIIVFGDSSVDSGNNNGISTLLKSNFAPYGRDFYGGKPTGRFSNGRIPPDFISEAYGLRPFVPAYLDPMFNISDFVTGVCFASAGTGYDEATSQVLSVIPLSKEIEYFKEYQQKLKAYVGNQRATSIISESLYLVSIGTNDFLENYYLLPNRRSQYNIDQYQNFLAGIAEGFIRTLYDLGARKISYGGLPPMGCLPLERTTNAIIGGQGAACIESYNNVALNFNGKLSGLIGKLNKELPGVTIVFANPYYALYDMIAKPSIYGFETVAVACCSTGLVEMSYMCDQYNPFTCADANKFVFWDSFHPTDKTNRIVSYGLYNEILKHVFPN from the exons ATGTCTTCTTTCTACACTTTGATGATTCCATCCCTAATACTCTTAACTATTTTAAGAACAACCCTTTTCGTCGGAGCTAAGATTCCGGCGATTATTGTGTTCGGAGACTCATCAGTCGATTCCGGCAACAATAATGGGATTTCGACACTTTTGAAAAGTAATTTTGCTCCTTATGGAAGAGATTTCTATGGAGGAAAACCAACGGGAAGATTCTCCAACGGTAGGATTCCGCCGGATTTTATATCGGAAGCTTATGGACTCCGACCGTTTGTACCGGCTTATTTGGATCCCATGTTTAATATTTCCGATTTTGTTACTGGTGTTTGTTTTGCTTCTGCTGGTACTGGATATGATGAAGCAACTTCTCAAGTTCTG TCTGTGATACCTCTCTCGAAAGAAATTGAATACTTCAAAGAATATCAACAAAAACTAAAGGCGTATGTAGGCAATCAAAGGGCTACTTCAATAATTTCCGAGTCCCTCTACCTCGTAAGCATAGGTACCAACGATTTTCTCGAGAATTACTACCTTCTCCCAAACCGTCGATCCCAATACAACATCGATCAGTACCAGAATTTTCTTGCGGGGATCGCAGAAGGTTTCATAAGAACACTTTATGATTTGGGGGCTCGAAAAATCTCATATGGAGGCTTACCTCCAATGGGATGTCTACCACTAGAAAGAACTACAAATGCAATTATTGGAGGCCAAGGGGCAGCATGCATAGAAAGTTATAACAATGTGGCATTGAAttttaatggaaaattaagCGGTTTGATTGGTAAATTGAACAAGGAGCTTCCGGGAGTAACAATCGTTTTCGCTAATCCATATTACGCCTTGTATGATATGATCGCGAAACCTTCTATATACG gATTTGAGACGGTTGCTGTTGCGTGTTGTTCAACCGGGCTAGTCGAAATGAGCTATATGTGCGACCAGTATAACCCTTTTACTTGCGCGGATGCAAATAAATTTGTGTTTTGGGATTCATTTCATCCTACGGATAAGACAAACCGGATCGTATCTTATGGTTTATATAATGAAatcttaaaacatgtttttcctaattaa